A window of Fictibacillus halophilus contains these coding sequences:
- a CDS encoding tetraprenyl-beta-curcumene synthase family protein, producing the protein MNKVPVHPWGLMYSVYTHIFPAVSHLLKTWHDRAEKIPNPELRKQAVSSISDKMFHCEGGAILTLLAGNQRKKAIEFVVAYQTISDYLDNLCDRSTSLNEKDFRALHESMFHALSPGAVPTNYYRYREEQDDGGYLNELVYTCQNVLSEMKAYPNIASELIGLASIYCDLQVHKHVIVQEREPRLISWFGEYQSVLPDITWYEFSACAGSTLGIFCLVSYAFQGNFTKESAATIKKGYFPWLQGLHILLDYFIDQNEDKLEGDLNFCTYYKNDQHMLERMVYFAEKAEKSCANLPNSRFHRLIQRGLLGIYLADRKVSESPGIKKMAAKLVKVGGATSYFFYVNRKLYQRLKPSLS; encoded by the coding sequence ATGAACAAAGTTCCGGTTCACCCTTGGGGATTGATGTATTCCGTTTACACACATATTTTTCCTGCCGTTAGTCATCTGCTGAAGACCTGGCATGATAGAGCTGAAAAGATTCCAAACCCTGAACTAAGAAAACAGGCGGTTAGCAGCATTTCGGATAAGATGTTTCACTGTGAAGGGGGAGCTATCCTTACACTGCTAGCAGGTAACCAGCGCAAAAAAGCCATCGAGTTTGTGGTAGCGTACCAAACGATCAGCGACTATTTAGATAACCTTTGTGACAGAAGCACTTCACTGAATGAAAAAGATTTCCGAGCCCTTCATGAAAGTATGTTTCATGCTTTATCTCCTGGCGCTGTTCCAACCAATTATTATCGTTACAGAGAAGAGCAGGACGACGGCGGTTATTTAAACGAGCTTGTCTACACGTGTCAAAATGTTTTATCAGAGATGAAAGCTTATCCGAATATTGCAAGTGAACTCATCGGACTTGCTTCGATCTATTGTGACCTGCAAGTACATAAACATGTGATCGTCCAAGAGAGAGAACCACGACTAATCAGTTGGTTTGGAGAGTATCAATCCGTTCTACCAGATATAACTTGGTACGAATTTTCAGCTTGTGCAGGTTCAACGCTTGGCATTTTCTGTTTAGTAAGCTATGCCTTTCAAGGGAATTTTACGAAAGAATCTGCTGCAACGATAAAGAAGGGCTACTTTCCATGGCTACAAGGTCTTCATATTCTTTTGGATTATTTTATTGATCAGAATGAGGACAAGTTAGAGGGCGATCTGAATTTTTGTACGTATTATAAGAATGATCAGCATATGCTAGAGCGTATGGTTTATTTTGCCGAAAAAGCAGAGAAAAGCTGTGCAAACCTGCCTAACTCAAGGTTTCACCGTTTGATCCAAAGAGGTCTCTTAGGAATCTATCTTGCAGATCGAAAGGTATCTGAGAGCCCTGGAATCAAAAAGATGGCGGCAAAGCTCGTTAAAGTGGG
- a CDS encoding alpha/beta hydrolase — protein sequence MWTWKTKRDAIGTIVVVHGANEHHGRYEWVIKQLNEAGFHCVSGDLPGQGTTTRRRGHIDAFDDYIHTIEQWYLEAETLGLPIYILGHSMGGLAVIRTLMVKRLSVKAVILSSPCLGLVHYPSKGKEAVSVLLNKLAPSVRLATNLPEGSATRNEEIRIRDKEDKLIVKKVSVRWYRELIGSIKHAFDHYKDFPNVPLMLLQAGDDRIVDKMKVQQWFNAVGLEEKWYKEFPSLYHEVLNEPERDQVFNYVKKFLFLHSEID from the coding sequence ATGTGGACGTGGAAAACAAAAAGAGACGCCATCGGAACGATCGTTGTCGTACATGGAGCAAATGAACATCACGGCAGGTATGAGTGGGTGATTAAACAATTGAACGAAGCGGGCTTTCATTGTGTTTCAGGTGATCTTCCAGGTCAAGGTACGACGACAAGAAGAAGAGGGCATATTGATGCATTCGACGATTATATTCACACGATTGAACAATGGTATCTAGAAGCAGAGACACTAGGCCTCCCTATATATATTTTAGGACATAGCATGGGTGGATTAGCTGTGATAAGAACCTTGATGGTAAAACGACTAAGTGTAAAAGCAGTTATCTTATCCTCTCCTTGTTTAGGTTTAGTTCATTACCCATCAAAAGGGAAAGAAGCGGTTTCCGTTCTTTTAAACAAACTCGCTCCGAGTGTCCGGTTAGCTACTAATTTACCTGAAGGAAGTGCAACAAGGAACGAAGAGATACGTATTCGTGATAAAGAGGATAAATTGATCGTGAAAAAAGTTTCTGTCAGGTGGTACCGCGAGTTGATCGGATCGATTAAACATGCTTTTGATCATTATAAAGACTTTCCAAATGTACCTTTAATGCTTTTGCAAGCGGGTGATGACCGAATCGTGGACAAAATGAAAGTACAGCAATGGTTTAACGCCGTAGGACTAGAAGAAAAATGGTATAAAGAATTTCCGTCACTGTATCATGAAGTATTAAACGAACCAGAAAGAGATCAAGTGTTTAATTATGTGAAAAAATTTCTTTTTCTGCATAGTGAGATCGATTAA
- a CDS encoding gamma carbonic anhydrase family protein, translated as MIYPFGDKQPKISETAFIADYVTITGDVQIGENSSIWFNTSIRGDVSPTIIGNYVNVQDNSVLHQSPNRPLHLKDGVTVGHSVILHSCIIEENALIGMGSLILDGAHIGEGAFIGAGSLVPPGKKIPPNTLAFGRPAKVIRELTEEDITDMNRIRREYYEKGQYYKSLQPKR; from the coding sequence ATGATCTACCCATTCGGAGATAAACAACCTAAGATTTCAGAAACTGCCTTTATTGCAGACTATGTTACCATTACGGGCGATGTTCAGATTGGCGAAAATTCTTCTATTTGGTTTAATACATCCATAAGAGGAGATGTTTCCCCGACGATTATCGGAAATTATGTAAACGTTCAAGATAATTCTGTTCTTCATCAAAGCCCGAACCGCCCTCTTCATTTAAAAGACGGTGTTACCGTTGGTCATAGCGTCATATTACATAGTTGTATCATTGAAGAGAACGCATTGATCGGCATGGGTTCACTCATACTTGATGGAGCTCACATCGGAGAAGGAGCTTTTATAGGTGCAGGAAGTCTTGTTCCTCCCGGAAAAAAGATACCACCTAATACCTTAGCTTTTGGTCGGCCAGCTAAGGTGATCAGAGAGTTAACAGAAGAAGATATTACGGACATGAATCGAATTCGTCGTGAGTATTACGAGAAAGGGCAGTATTATAAATCCTTGCAGCCTAAACGTTAA
- a CDS encoding VOC family protein, which produces MYSGIHHVSLLVTDIERSIDFYEEILGFGKNKKRPQFDFPGVWYDIGDTQLHLIVHPKGKARRNTTEIDSRDGHFAIRVTDMDKLLKTLDFHNIPYVNKPTNKTEWHQVFVSDPDGNLIEFNV; this is translated from the coding sequence ATGTATTCAGGTATTCATCATGTATCGTTACTTGTCACAGATATTGAACGATCGATTGATTTTTATGAAGAAATTTTAGGATTTGGAAAAAACAAAAAACGCCCGCAATTTGATTTTCCAGGCGTTTGGTATGATATTGGTGACACGCAGCTTCATTTGATCGTTCATCCTAAAGGTAAGGCTAGGAGAAATACGACTGAGATCGATAGCAGAGACGGTCATTTTGCGATAAGAGTTACAGATATGGACAAGCTATTAAAAACATTAGATTTTCATAACATTCCTTATGTAAATAAACCAACAAACAAAACAGAGTGGCACCAGGTTTTTGTGAGTGATCCTGATGGTAACCTAATCGAGTTTAACGTTTAG
- a CDS encoding phosphatase PAP2 family protein: MTKVIDWLYEKECTFFRLINGRLHRNSMDHFFHLWTHLGGATATISTSILLLLFLPMHLKSWGIVCLLSLLISHIPVAISKKMYPRKRPYLSLPDTNIGDNPLKDHSFPSGHTTAIFSIVTPLILLNPFIGIFLLVAALLVAISRMYLGLHYPSDVLAGMILGISSSFFSLFLVNSFILPYFL; this comes from the coding sequence ATGACAAAAGTAATCGATTGGCTTTATGAAAAAGAGTGTACATTTTTCCGACTTATTAATGGAAGATTGCACAGAAATTCAATGGATCATTTCTTTCACTTGTGGACACATCTTGGTGGTGCAACAGCTACCATCTCAACAAGTATTCTGCTTCTGTTATTTCTCCCTATGCATTTGAAGTCTTGGGGGATCGTTTGTTTGCTGTCATTATTGATCAGCCACATTCCTGTTGCGATTTCTAAGAAGATGTATCCAAGAAAGAGACCTTATTTAAGTCTTCCAGATACAAACATCGGTGATAACCCGTTAAAAGATCATTCGTTTCCATCCGGTCATACAACAGCTATTTTTTCAATTGTTACACCATTAATTCTACTAAATCCTTTTATCGGAATATTTTTATTGGTTGCTGCTCTTTTAGTTGCCATTTCCCGTATGTATTTAGGTCTTCACTATCCTTCTGATGTGCTTGCAGGAATGATTTTAGGCATCAGTTCCAGCTTCTTTTCATTGTTTTTAGTAAATAGCTTTATCTTACCTTACTTCCTATAA